A genomic region of Brevibacillus sp. JNUCC-41 contains the following coding sequences:
- the ptsG gene encoding glucose-specific PTS transporter subunit IIBC, protein MFKKLFGVLQKIGKALMLPVAILPAAGILLAFGNALQNETLLDIAPFLASGGVEMVASVMENAGNIIFGNLPLLFAVGVAIGLAGGEGVAGLAAIIGFLIMNVTMGTVLGIDAADIENNGAVYSNVLGIPTLGTGVFGGIIVGVMAAVMYNKFYEIELPSYLGFFAGKRFVPIVTAASAVILGLLMILVWPTIQSGLNSFSENMLGANLTLGAFVFGVVERALIPFGLHHIFYSPFWFEFGSYIPQGGGTPVRGDQAIFMAQIKDGVQNLTAGTFMTGKYPFMMFGLPAAALAIYHEARPERKKIVGGLMASAALTSFLTGITEPLEFAFLFVAPVLFGIHCLFAGLSFMTMHLLDVKIGMTFSGGLIDYVLFGLINPQTNAWIVIPVGLVFAVIYYFGFRFAIRTFNLKTPGREVEEDEEAEGSASTAGSLPGDILDAMGGKENISHLDACITRLRVSVNDIGNVDKNRLKKLGAAGVLEVGNNIQAIFGPRSETIKGQMKDIIDGKRPRKVEASPEVGVEKQIEDVVPKPLRTDEVSERFVSPIKGELKPITEVPDAVFAEKMMGDGFAIVPEEGVVVSPVDGTIVNLFPTKHAIGIVSEAGREILIHVGIDTVKLEGKGFEALVAQGDKVTSGQPLLKVDIEYVKNNASSIITPIVFTNLSEGETVKIEKAGNVNREEADVISIIK, encoded by the coding sequence ATGTTTAAGAAGTTGTTTGGTGTTTTGCAAAAAATCGGAAAAGCTTTGATGCTTCCTGTAGCTATTTTACCGGCGGCCGGAATTTTGCTTGCATTTGGTAATGCATTGCAAAACGAAACTTTGTTGGATATCGCCCCGTTTCTTGCGAGTGGCGGAGTGGAAATGGTTGCATCGGTAATGGAGAATGCCGGAAATATTATTTTTGGGAATCTTCCCTTGTTGTTTGCTGTTGGGGTCGCGATTGGGTTAGCTGGCGGAGAGGGTGTTGCCGGCCTGGCTGCGATTATCGGGTTCTTGATTATGAATGTAACGATGGGAACCGTTCTTGGGATTGACGCTGCCGACATTGAGAACAATGGTGCGGTGTATAGCAATGTTCTAGGAATTCCGACGTTAGGGACGGGTGTGTTCGGCGGTATTATTGTCGGTGTCATGGCTGCTGTTATGTATAATAAATTTTATGAAATTGAACTGCCTTCATATTTAGGGTTCTTTGCAGGTAAACGTTTTGTACCAATTGTAACGGCCGCAAGCGCAGTTATTCTTGGGTTGTTGATGATTTTGGTTTGGCCGACGATTCAATCGGGGTTAAATTCATTTTCCGAAAATATGTTGGGTGCTAACCTGACTCTGGGAGCTTTCGTGTTTGGGGTTGTAGAACGTGCGTTGATTCCCTTTGGATTGCATCATATTTTCTATTCGCCATTCTGGTTCGAATTTGGCAGCTACATCCCTCAAGGTGGGGGGACGCCAGTCAGAGGAGACCAAGCCATCTTCATGGCACAAATTAAAGATGGTGTACAGAATTTAACGGCAGGTACCTTCATGACTGGTAAGTATCCATTCATGATGTTCGGGTTACCAGCTGCGGCTTTGGCCATTTATCATGAAGCAAGACCGGAAAGAAAGAAAATAGTCGGGGGCTTGATGGCTTCTGCGGCACTTACATCTTTCTTGACGGGGATTACTGAGCCACTTGAATTTGCATTCTTATTTGTTGCACCGGTACTTTTCGGGATTCACTGTTTGTTTGCGGGTCTATCATTCATGACCATGCATTTACTGGACGTAAAAATCGGGATGACGTTTTCAGGTGGGTTGATCGATTACGTACTGTTCGGTTTAATTAATCCGCAAACCAATGCATGGATCGTTATTCCGGTTGGTTTGGTCTTTGCGGTTATCTATTACTTTGGATTCCGATTTGCGATAAGGACGTTTAACCTTAAAACTCCTGGCCGTGAAGTGGAAGAGGATGAGGAAGCTGAAGGATCTGCAAGTACAGCTGGAAGTCTTCCTGGAGATATCTTGGATGCTATGGGCGGAAAAGAAAATATTTCTCACTTGGATGCATGCATTACCCGTCTTCGTGTATCAGTCAATGACATCGGTAACGTTGATAAAAATAGGTTGAAGAAACTTGGTGCCGCTGGAGTTCTGGAGGTGGGCAATAACATCCAGGCAATCTTCGGACCGCGTTCAGAAACTATCAAGGGACAAATGAAAGATATCATCGATGGAAAAAGGCCTCGTAAAGTTGAAGCATCTCCTGAAGTAGGCGTGGAAAAGCAAATTGAGGATGTCGTCCCGAAACCTTTACGGACGGATGAAGTTTCCGAGCGTTTTGTTTCTCCTATTAAAGGGGAATTAAAACCGATCACAGAAGTGCCTGATGCAGTTTTTGCTGAAAAAATGATGGGTGATGGGTTTGCAATTGTACCTGAGGAGGGAGTGGTTGTTTCTCCTGTAGACGGTACTATCGTTAACCTATTCCCTACTAAACATGCAATAGGTATCGTTTCCGAAGCTGGACGTGAAATCTTGATACATGTCGGGATCGATACAGTTAAGTTAGAAGGCAAAGGTTTCGAAGCGCTTGTTGCTCAAGGAGATAAAGTGACAAGTGGACAGCCGCTGCTTAAAGTTGATATAGAGTATGTCAAAAACAATGCCAGCTCTATCATTACGCCAATCGTCTTTACTAACCTTTCCGAAGGTGAAACTGTGAAGATTGAAAAGGCGGGAAATGTAAATAGGGAAGAAGCGGACGTAATTTCCATCATTAAATAA
- a CDS encoding MFS transporter has translation MKNPFIKMATGLYISYFILGMINIIIGSNMENLSEQINTSASGISYLVSAIGIGKLVSLFFAGRLSDKLGRKPFVVSASFIYLIFLIGIPLAPNYTLAFIFAVCAGVANSFLDAGTYPALIEAFQKKAGSATVLIKAFVSVGAALLPFIMAFFMARDMFYGYTFFLMAAVYLVNGLFLLKVSFPDHKAQRQNQDDEQAVPVQHQFLSKPKFAQEGVAVILLGFTSTALFMLVQVWLPNFGQDVLGLTQAKAVQLLSYYSIGSLVSVILLAVLLNKVIKPITVMIIYPIIAALSLLSLLYIQQPFITVLSTFFIGLSTAGVFQLAMTIITEFFPANKGTITSYVNIAASSAFIIIPFVTGIISKSAGLSAVFLFDVAIALVSILLAVFVAYRYKKVIKVSNYTV, from the coding sequence ATGAAAAATCCATTTATAAAAATGGCAACAGGTTTATATATTAGCTATTTTATTTTAGGCATGATCAATATTATCATTGGGTCAAATATGGAGAATTTATCCGAACAAATAAATACAAGTGCCTCAGGGATAAGTTACTTGGTCTCTGCAATAGGAATCGGTAAGTTAGTTTCATTGTTTTTCGCCGGTAGACTGTCGGATAAGTTAGGAAGGAAGCCGTTTGTCGTTTCAGCATCTTTTATCTACCTGATCTTCCTCATAGGTATACCATTGGCTCCTAACTACACATTGGCATTTATATTTGCTGTGTGTGCTGGTGTTGCAAACTCATTTTTGGATGCTGGTACGTATCCAGCACTTATCGAGGCTTTTCAAAAGAAAGCGGGTTCCGCTACTGTATTAATAAAAGCATTCGTTTCAGTCGGGGCCGCACTTCTACCATTTATCATGGCGTTCTTTATGGCTAGAGATATGTTTTACGGATATACATTCTTCTTAATGGCTGCTGTTTATCTTGTTAATGGGCTTTTCCTCCTTAAGGTTTCATTCCCGGATCATAAAGCTCAACGCCAGAATCAAGATGATGAACAAGCTGTACCGGTTCAACACCAATTCCTCTCAAAACCGAAGTTTGCCCAGGAGGGGGTTGCCGTCATACTATTAGGCTTCACATCAACTGCTTTATTCATGCTGGTTCAAGTCTGGCTCCCGAACTTTGGACAAGATGTGTTGGGGCTAACCCAGGCTAAGGCTGTTCAATTGCTTAGTTACTATAGCATTGGCTCCCTTGTTTCTGTCATATTACTAGCGGTTCTATTGAATAAAGTAATTAAGCCCATTACCGTCATGATTATTTATCCGATCATTGCAGCATTATCTTTATTGTCACTCCTATACATCCAACAACCATTTATAACTGTTTTGAGCACTTTCTTCATTGGGCTTTCAACTGCAGGGGTATTCCAATTGGCCATGACAATAATAACAGAGTTCTTCCCTGCCAATAAAGGGACGATTACTTCATATGTAAACATTGCAGCCAGTTCAGCCTTTATTATCATACCTTTCGTTACAGGCATCATTTCTAAGAGTGCTGGTTTATCTGCGGTCTTCTTGTTTGATGTGGCAATTGCGTTAGTTAGTATTTTATTGGCCGTATTCGTTGCCTATCGATACAAAAAGGTAATTAAGGTTTCCAATTATACGGTTTAG
- the aroD gene encoding type I 3-dehydroquinate dehydratase — MKTITIKDVTIGEGVPKIIVPLMGTTEEELLKEVETVNALQPDIIEWRVDVYEQVESLEAVSDMISKLRSAVPNTLLLFTFRSHKEGGNKEISDEYYFKLLHAAIGTKKIDLVDVELFFEESSVKETVKVAEDNGVYVVMCNHDFDKTPAKEEIIYRLRKMQEFGAHIPKIAVMPQTVGDLLVLLDATYTMKTKYADRPFITMSMSGTGLVSRLSGTVFGSACTFGAGKEASAPGQIPVAQLKAVLEIIDQNI; from the coding sequence ATGAAAACAATCACGATCAAAGACGTAACGATCGGAGAAGGGGTACCAAAGATCATCGTTCCACTGATGGGAACAACTGAAGAAGAACTGCTTAAAGAAGTTGAAACGGTAAATGCACTACAGCCGGATATCATCGAATGGCGAGTAGATGTCTATGAACAAGTTGAAAGCTTAGAAGCCGTTTCGGATATGATTTCTAAACTTAGGAGTGCTGTACCCAATACTTTGCTGCTTTTCACTTTTAGAAGCCATAAGGAAGGCGGGAATAAGGAAATCAGCGATGAATATTATTTCAAACTTCTTCATGCAGCAATTGGCACGAAGAAGATTGATCTTGTCGATGTGGAGTTATTTTTTGAAGAATCATCAGTGAAGGAGACTGTAAAGGTAGCTGAGGATAATGGCGTATACGTAGTAATGTGTAACCATGATTTCGATAAGACACCAGCAAAAGAAGAAATCATTTACCGATTGCGTAAAATGCAGGAATTTGGAGCCCATATTCCAAAAATCGCTGTAATGCCCCAGACGGTTGGTGACTTACTCGTTTTATTAGATGCAACTTACACGATGAAAACAAAGTATGCCGATCGTCCATTCATTACGATGTCAATGTCGGGCACAGGCCTGGTCAGTCGATTATCAGGTACGGTGTTTGGTTCTGCTTGTACATTCGGTGCCGGAAAAGAAGCATCTGCCCCAGGACAAATTCCTGTTGCTCAATTAAAAGCTGTATTGGAGATTATTGATCAAAACATTTAA
- a CDS encoding quinate/shikimate dehydrogenase (YdiB; quinate/shikimate dehydrogenase from Escherichia coli uses both NAD and NAD(P) to convert quinate and shikimate to 3-dehydroquinate and 3-dehydroshikimate): MENLGRINGKTELVGLLATPIGHSLSPAMHNLAFDKLGLNCAYLAFEVGNEQLEDAVKGMRALNVKGFNVSMPNKMKILPYLDELADSAKFSGAVNTVVNVDGKFVGHSTDGMGYTRNLKEHGIDIKGKKMTLIGSGGAATPIAIQSALEGVAEISIFARDDAFFPQAVENVRIINEGMKHLNVKANVYPLENVEQLKAEIATSDILANGTGVGMKPLEGLSVIQDESMLRPDLIVTDVVYIPRKSKLMEQAEAAGATAINGLGMMLWQGALAFELWTGQQMPVDYIKEQLFAE, from the coding sequence ATGGAAAATCTAGGACGAATTAATGGAAAAACGGAATTAGTAGGATTGCTGGCAACACCTATCGGACATTCTTTATCACCTGCCATGCATAATTTGGCTTTCGATAAATTAGGCTTGAATTGCGCTTATTTAGCATTTGAAGTTGGAAATGAACAGCTGGAAGATGCAGTCAAAGGGATGCGTGCATTAAATGTAAAAGGATTCAACGTATCCATGCCAAATAAAATGAAAATACTTCCATATCTTGATGAATTGGCAGACAGTGCTAAATTTTCCGGAGCCGTTAATACAGTTGTCAATGTCGATGGAAAGTTCGTAGGTCACAGTACCGATGGAATGGGATATACTCGGAACCTAAAAGAACATGGTATAGATATTAAAGGCAAGAAAATGACTCTTATCGGTTCTGGCGGGGCTGCTACTCCAATTGCCATTCAATCTGCGCTGGAAGGAGTGGCGGAAATCAGCATTTTTGCTCGTGATGATGCTTTCTTCCCGCAAGCAGTAGAGAATGTACGGATCATCAATGAAGGTATGAAGCACTTAAATGTGAAAGCCAATGTATATCCTCTTGAAAATGTTGAACAACTAAAGGCTGAAATCGCAACTAGTGATATTTTGGCAAATGGAACCGGCGTTGGCATGAAACCACTTGAAGGTTTAAGTGTCATTCAAGACGAATCAATGCTGCGTCCTGATTTAATCGTAACCGATGTTGTATACATCCCACGTAAATCAAAACTAATGGAACAAGCTGAGGCTGCTGGTGCTACAGCCATTAATGGCCTTGGGATGATGCTTTGGCAAGGTGCATTGGCCTTTGAATTATGGACAGGTCAACAGATGCCTGTTGATTACATCAAAGAGCAATTGTTTGCAGAATAA
- a CDS encoding MFS transporter — protein MNNQYFKAASGMYINYFLLGMVNIILASNMPSLTEQWDTDSTGISYLIAAIGIGRLLTYGISGVLSDKFGRKPLVIVSSVIMGVFLIGIPFSPTYEMAFVFALLAGISNSAMDAGTYPALTEMFPESAGSASVMVKAFGSLGATILPFLILLLARNQLFYGFAFLLPAVIYFMNMFFMLSASFPKSKSDAFSHEEVLHMNRFITEPKFWSEGVALIIIGFTSTALFTVSQIWLPSFGQEVAGMSSSGAIKLLSFYSVGSLISVLLLSILLNKWIKPVTVILLYPMITLLTVIIILTIHSPIVLNISSFFLGASTAGIFQLTIAIMTELFWRKKGTVTGIVATASSVASVILPIGTGLIAKSGDMSHIFLFDCFIATIGILAAAFVYYRYKKLTQHQTIFNHG, from the coding sequence ATGAACAATCAGTATTTTAAAGCGGCATCTGGCATGTATATTAACTATTTTCTGCTGGGGATGGTAAATATAATTCTCGCCTCAAACATGCCCTCTTTAACAGAACAATGGGATACGGACTCTACTGGCATCAGTTATCTTATTGCAGCTATAGGAATAGGCAGATTACTCACGTATGGTATCTCGGGAGTATTATCGGATAAATTTGGAAGAAAGCCATTGGTCATTGTCTCTTCGGTTATAATGGGAGTTTTTTTAATTGGGATTCCATTTTCCCCCACATATGAAATGGCCTTTGTATTTGCTTTACTTGCGGGAATTTCCAACTCAGCCATGGATGCTGGTACATATCCGGCGCTAACTGAAATGTTTCCTGAATCTGCTGGTTCCGCCAGTGTTATGGTCAAGGCTTTTGGTTCACTTGGTGCAACAATCCTACCATTCCTCATACTGCTTCTTGCTAGGAACCAATTATTTTACGGGTTTGCATTTTTATTACCGGCTGTCATCTATTTCATGAATATGTTTTTTATGTTGTCCGCTTCATTTCCAAAAAGCAAATCCGACGCTTTCAGTCATGAGGAGGTTTTGCATATGAACAGGTTCATAACTGAACCAAAATTTTGGAGCGAAGGAGTCGCGCTAATCATAATTGGGTTTACATCAACTGCGTTATTTACAGTTTCGCAAATCTGGTTACCGAGTTTCGGCCAGGAAGTTGCAGGGATGTCATCTTCAGGTGCAATTAAATTATTGAGCTTTTATAGTGTTGGATCACTAATTTCCGTCCTGCTATTATCCATTTTATTAAACAAATGGATTAAGCCCGTGACGGTGATATTGCTTTACCCAATGATTACTTTACTTACGGTAATCATCATATTAACGATACATTCACCTATTGTCTTGAATATTAGCTCCTTTTTCCTTGGAGCATCGACAGCTGGGATATTTCAATTAACCATTGCAATAATGACTGAACTTTTCTGGAGGAAAAAGGGAACTGTAACGGGGATCGTTGCGACGGCATCCAGTGTGGCGAGCGTCATTTTACCAATTGGAACGGGCTTGATCGCTAAGAGTGGGGATATGTCCCATATATTTCTATTCGATTGCTTTATTGCAACGATAGGAATCCTAGCTGCAGCTTTTGTTTATTACCGGTATAAAAAATTGACACAGCATCAGACCATATTTAACCATGGCTAA
- a CDS encoding LacI family DNA-binding transcriptional regulator has protein sequence MKQTKKGRVTLQEVAKHAGVSTSTASLIVRNNPRISEATRKKVLKSMHELGYVYDRIAANLRSQSSDTVGIIITDISNTFFSEFLIGVHDALDEVGYTVLLGTTFDSVVKQDHLLSTMMEHRVGGLILCPVSESSQDTIERLNEIDTPMVLAVRELPGVNSDYVGIDYPEGAKIAVEHLLGKGHKRIALLGGIKESSTWIERMKGYREALSRAGLEVDDSLVIDSAPTREGGLEAVLKVLENPNPPTAIFCFSDLIAFGVMQGLMLKGYTPGKDIDIVGFDNVPVAEIYHPPLTTISSFPRRIGKEAANLLYQQMEKVEREQQRIILNPELIIRESS, from the coding sequence ATGAAACAAACCAAAAAAGGGCGGGTCACGCTGCAAGAGGTAGCGAAACATGCTGGGGTATCTACATCCACTGCTTCCCTTATCGTTCGTAATAACCCCCGGATATCGGAAGCGACGCGAAAAAAGGTATTAAAATCCATGCATGAATTAGGCTATGTTTACGATAGAATTGCAGCAAACCTAAGGTCGCAGAGTTCCGATACTGTAGGAATCATTATTACCGACATATCAAATACCTTTTTTTCTGAATTCCTGATAGGCGTTCACGATGCATTGGATGAGGTCGGGTATACAGTGTTGCTGGGGACTACATTCGACTCGGTTGTCAAGCAAGACCATCTCCTTTCCACCATGATGGAACATAGGGTGGGAGGCCTGATTCTTTGTCCTGTCTCTGAAAGCTCACAAGATACAATTGAACGGTTAAATGAAATTGACACGCCGATGGTCCTTGCTGTCAGGGAACTACCTGGAGTGAATAGCGACTACGTAGGCATAGACTATCCAGAAGGAGCCAAGATCGCTGTTGAGCATCTCCTTGGAAAGGGGCATAAAAGAATTGCGCTTCTTGGTGGCATCAAGGAATCTTCTACCTGGATTGAGAGAATGAAGGGATACCGTGAAGCTCTTTCAAGAGCGGGATTGGAAGTAGATGATTCGTTGGTGATAGATAGTGCCCCTACACGGGAAGGAGGGCTGGAGGCTGTATTGAAAGTACTTGAGAATCCTAATCCGCCTACGGCAATTTTTTGCTTTAGTGACTTAATTGCCTTCGGTGTTATGCAAGGATTAATGCTGAAAGGATATACACCTGGAAAAGATATAGATATCGTAGGGTTCGATAACGTTCCAGTCGCAGAAATCTATCATCCTCCGTTAACGACCATTTCCTCATTCCCTAGACGTATAGGAAAAGAGGCAGCGAATCTTCTGTATCAGCAAATGGAGAAAGTTGAACGTGAACAACAGCGAATCATATTGAATCCAGAACTGATTATTAGAGAGTCTTCCTAA